The sequence ATAGTGAGGAGACCCCCGGTTAAACTAGACGCCAGACGAGGGAGTTAACTGCTCGCTACGTTTCTACAGTACCACTCGTAGGTCTTCTCGATTCCTTCTTCAAGAGGCGTAATGTCGTCCCAATCCATAGCTTCGAATCTTGAGCTGTCCATCAGTTTTCGCGGCATTCCATCAGGTTTACTCTTATCAAGTTCTATCTTGCCTTCAAATCCTATGACATCCATAATAGTTTGAGCAAGCTCTAAAATAGAGACGTCAGAATCTGTTCCCACATTAATGAAATCGTGTTGGTCATAATTATTCATCAAGAAAACCGCAGCATCCGCTAAATCCTCCACATACATCAGTTCTCTCCTGGCAGTACCTGTTCCCCAGATAACGACCTCATCTTTGTCCTCTACTTTTGCCTCGTGAAACTTCCTAATCAGAGCGGCAACAACATGTGAGTCTTGGGGTGAGAAATTATCTCTTGGGCCGTACAGGTTGGGCGGCACAATGGTGAATGCATCAAAATTGTATTGGGTGCGATAGTATTGACACATTTTCAGCCCCGCGATTTTTGCAACAGCATAAGCTTCGTTTGTCGGTTCAGGTGGGCCAGTAAGAATATACTCCTCCTTCATAGGCTGCGGACACTTTCTTGGATAGATACATGAGCTACCTAAAAAGAGGAGCCGCTTGGTTCCTGTTTTGAATGCCATATGGATTACATTACATTCTATCATCATGTTATCATAGAAGAATTCTGCTGGTGAAGCCATATTTGCAGCAATTCCACCAACTTTGGCCGCAGCTAGAAAAACGAATTCCGGTTTACTGTCTTCGAACCACTTTTCAACCGATTCCTGTCGGGTGAGATCAAGGCTATCCCTAGTCGCCATGAGAAGATTATCATATCCGAGTGCGTCGAGTTTTCTTCTAATTGCGCTACCAACCATTCCTCTGTGACCTGCAATGTATATTTTGCTATCTTTTTTCATCTTGAATCACATTTACCCAAGCTCTTCTAGCATTTCGCGAGTGCTGCTATGATTCTATTTCCTAGTTCCTTGCATTCTTTCTCAGACATTTGAGGATGTATGCCAACCAGTACTCCTGACCGATCAACCTTTTCTGCGATATTCAGAGGTACAGGGCTTCTTGAATCATACATCTCTGTCGCTGGCTGGGCGGCCATATTGCCCCCCATAACAACCCGTGTCTCGATTCCCCTCTTCTCTAGTCTAGTTATTACTCGTTTTCTCAGATCCCATCCCCCCTTGTTCAAAACAAATGGAAAACCAAACCAGCTATGTTTTCCTGACGTTTGTTCTTTCTGTAATGTAATATCTGCATTGCTGTCCTCTAGTATATCTGCTAGAATGGATGCATTTCTTCTTCTCAAACGAACGTAACTATCCAATTTAGCAATCTGATGTATTCCGAAAGCGCCTTGTATCTCTGTAGGTCTAAGGTTGTATCCGCGATTAACAAAAAGGAATCGTGGATCCCTGTCGGGGTATCGTTTCTCCAAACTATCTCGATTCTTCATATCTCTGGTCCATCCATGAGCTCTTAGAATCCTAGCAAGCTCCGCAAACTCATCATTATCAGTTGTTATCATGCCGCCTTCGATAGTGGATATATGATGTGAGAAAAAGAAGCTATACGTACCCATTTCGGATAAAGAACCAACTCTTTTGTTATCGAATTCAGCTCCATGGGCTTCACAACAGTCTTCGACGAGAAGAAGATTGTTCTCCTCTGCCAGATCATTTAACGCTTTCATATCACAAGGATTACCAATTAGATGAACTGCAAGTATGGCATCCGTTTCTTTATCGATGCATTTCTCGACTGAACTGGGGTCGAGATTAAGAGTCTTAAGCAGTGAATCTGCAAATACTGGTTTTGCTCCGATATCCACAATTGGAAATACACTTGTTGACCAAGTGAGAGCAGGAACAATAACGCTTCCACCTTT comes from Candidatus Lokiarchaeota archaeon and encodes:
- a CDS encoding NAD-dependent epimerase/dehydratase family protein, whose translation is MKKDSKIYIAGHRGMVGSAIRRKLDALGYDNLLMATRDSLDLTRQESVEKWFEDSKPEFVFLAAAKVGGIAANMASPAEFFYDNMMIECNVIHMAFKTGTKRLLFLGSSCIYPRKCPQPMKEEYILTGPPEPTNEAYAVAKIAGLKMCQYYRTQYNFDAFTIVPPNLYGPRDNFSPQDSHVVAALIRKFHEAKVEDKDEVVIWGTGTARRELMYVEDLADAAVFLMNNYDQHDFINVGTDSDVSILELAQTIMDVIGFEGKIELDKSKPDGMPRKLMDSSRFEAMDWDDITPLEEGIEKTYEWYCRNVASS
- a CDS encoding DegT/DnrJ/EryC1/StrS family aminotransferase, whose translation is MKKACKYLKQETIDDLKRAFLKSSEREKSGYDFPLVRPPFNIDEILEALDSLISTRVTMGEKVKEFEKRFADYVGTKHAIMFNSGSSANLIALEILANPVVERGIEKGGSVIVPALTWSTSVFPIVDIGAKPVFADSLLKTLNLDPSSVEKCIDKETDAILAVHLIGNPCDMKALNDLAEENNLLLVEDCCEAHGAEFDNKRVGSLSEMGTYSFFFSHHISTIEGGMITTDNDEFAELARILRAHGWTRDMKNRDSLEKRYPDRDPRFLFVNRGYNLRPTEIQGAFGIHQIAKLDSYVRLRRRNASILADILEDSNADITLQKEQTSGKHSWFGFPFVLNKGGWDLRKRVITRLEKRGIETRVVMGGNMAAQPATEMYDSRSPVPLNIAEKVDRSGVLVGIHPQMSEKECKELGNRIIAALAKC